A window of the Nocardia sp. NBC_01329 genome harbors these coding sequences:
- a CDS encoding phosphatase PAP2 family protein, translating into MPPRGFRVAAAAAVPVLLLALQGVAVWRGFEGPLTSLARDYVGTPKSMTVPWAGLVLALVGISARRRVIAFGAAVVIDLAFAGVRLLMGGPFTVGNGPVLVLTGLVLVAWLRWTGGDRRNALHAAALGALLVLATKVGDVWLHITVDLRPRVLDQYVMLADHALGDPAWVMGRVLETLGPIPDAVLHWVYIELPAAAIVVAVWQLRSVVASGRWPDHYLVRTFLVLGLVGPLAYILFPVVGPMFAYGVDGNGFQLGNFWPNVVPPLDRAPESMDFDSFSPRNCMPSMHTAWALALFLHTRRNADGSLAPTWLRWGGMFWLLCTLAATLGFGYHYGVDLVAGAVLCLTVESALREPRRGWGWFRIRLVAGGALVLVTLLLGYRYLAVHMADYPVVAGSVVSALLAAMAAAFHATWFARHRADPPAGPEVATLPADSADAVTATADPFETRAVVPDGITGEADPVRPRVR; encoded by the coding sequence GTGCCGCCACGGGGCTTTCGGGTCGCCGCCGCCGCCGCGGTGCCGGTGTTGTTGCTGGCGCTACAGGGTGTGGCGGTGTGGCGAGGCTTCGAGGGCCCACTGACGAGCCTGGCCCGCGATTACGTCGGTACCCCCAAATCCATGACTGTGCCCTGGGCTGGTCTGGTCTTGGCGCTGGTCGGGATCTCGGCCCGGCGCCGGGTGATCGCGTTCGGGGCGGCCGTTGTGATCGATCTCGCCTTCGCGGGGGTGCGGCTGCTGATGGGGGGTCCGTTCACGGTCGGCAACGGACCGGTCCTCGTGCTCACCGGGTTGGTGCTGGTGGCCTGGTTGCGCTGGACGGGGGGCGACCGGCGTAACGCGCTGCACGCGGCGGCGCTGGGCGCCCTGCTGGTGCTGGCGACCAAGGTCGGCGATGTCTGGTTGCACATCACCGTGGACCTGCGGCCGCGGGTGCTGGACCAGTACGTGATGCTCGCCGATCACGCGCTCGGTGATCCGGCCTGGGTGATGGGCCGGGTACTGGAGACACTGGGCCCGATACCCGACGCCGTTCTGCACTGGGTGTACATCGAACTGCCCGCGGCGGCCATAGTGGTGGCTGTCTGGCAGTTGCGGTCGGTGGTGGCCAGTGGGCGCTGGCCGGACCACTATCTGGTGCGCACCTTCCTGGTGCTCGGGCTGGTGGGGCCGCTGGCTTACATCCTGTTCCCGGTGGTCGGGCCGATGTTCGCCTACGGGGTCGACGGGAACGGCTTCCAGCTGGGCAATTTCTGGCCCAATGTGGTTCCGCCGTTGGACCGGGCACCGGAATCGATGGATTTCGACTCGTTCTCGCCGCGCAACTGTATGCCCTCCATGCACACCGCGTGGGCGCTGGCGCTCTTCCTGCACACCCGCCGCAACGCCGACGGTTCGCTCGCGCCGACCTGGTTGCGCTGGGGTGGGATGTTCTGGCTGCTGTGCACGCTGGCCGCGACTCTCGGGTTCGGGTACCACTACGGAGTCGATCTTGTCGCCGGCGCGGTGCTGTGCCTGACCGTGGAATCCGCGCTGCGGGAACCGCGACGCGGCTGGGGCTGGTTCCGGATTCGTCTGGTCGCCGGTGGTGCGCTGGTGCTGGTGACGCTGCTGCTGGGCTATCGGTATCTCGCGGTGCACATGGCCGACTATCCGGTGGTCGCCGGTTCGGTCGTCTCGGCGCTGCTCGCCGCGATGGCCGCGGCTTTCCATGCCACCTGGTTCGCTCGGCACCGGGCCGACCCGCCGGCCGGGCCCGAGGTCGCGACCTTGCCCGCCGATTCGGCGGACGCGGTGACCGCCACCGCGGATCCGTTCGAGACGAGGGCCGTCGTGCCGGACGGGATCACGGGCGAGGCGGATCCAGTTCGTCCTCGAGTTCGTTGA
- a CDS encoding LytR C-terminal domain-containing protein, producing the protein MSNSNPGSGGPPLRATAMVLIALAIVFAGLGAMSLSSADSESSDNAEGAPTTTSSTTALAAPRATTGAAVAPTTAAAGSTTATVPTTTAAAGGADRSAPIRILNNSMVAGLASTTASDLTARGWTNTSTGNYASTTLAATTVYYGSAPGDEATAAAVASDIGATTAPMIPGLGDGSGVVVVVTGR; encoded by the coding sequence GTGAGCAATTCGAACCCTGGCTCCGGTGGACCGCCGCTGCGTGCGACGGCGATGGTTCTGATCGCCCTGGCGATCGTTTTTGCCGGTCTGGGCGCGATGTCGCTGTCGAGTGCCGATTCCGAGAGCTCCGACAACGCCGAGGGTGCGCCGACGACGACTTCGTCGACGACCGCATTGGCCGCGCCGCGCGCCACCACCGGTGCGGCGGTTGCGCCCACCACAGCGGCCGCGGGGTCCACCACCGCTACCGTTCCCACGACCACGGCGGCAGCCGGCGGCGCGGATCGGTCCGCACCGATCCGGATACTCAACAACAGCATGGTCGCGGGGTTGGCGTCGACGACCGCGAGCGATCTCACGGCACGCGGCTGGACCAACACCTCGACCGGGAATTACGCGTCCACCACTCTTGCCGCCACCACTGTGTATTACGGGAGTGCGCCCGGTGACGAGGCGACCGCCGCCGCTGTCGCCTCGGATATCGGCGCCACCACCGCGCCGATGATTCCGGGGCTGGGCGATGGTTCCGGCGTCGTCGTGGTGGTGACCGGTCGGTGA
- a CDS encoding Na+/H+ antiporter subunit D yields the protein MSLSHDLLATFAPLPVLIPLLAAAVTLVVGRSPRVQRVLATVALSGAVAVCGVLLYLADRDGTVAVQVGGWETPIGITIVVDRLSAAMLLVSAIVLLAVALYGAGQNIADAQAKQPTSIFWPTYLVLSAGVAMAFLAGDLFNLFVGFEILLVASFVLLTLGATAQRIRAGVSYVMVSMVSSLIFLIGTAVIYGATGTLNFAQLSLRMDAIPDGIRQAVYAVLLVAFGIKAAVFPLSNWLPDSYPTAPAPVTAVFAGLLTKVGVYAIVRTQTLMFPDGGFDNLLLITGLLTMLIGIFGAIAQNDIRRLLSFTLVSHIGYMMFGVGIANTIGLAGTVYYIAHHILVQTALFLVAGLIERQAGSTSLRRVGGLAAASPVLAGLFLIPALNLGGIPPFSGFIGKVALLQAGAQDGSSLAWILVAGSVVTSLLTLYVMARVWSKAFWRPREQAPDGHLVSATLPSLVEDNTDMLYDERTDPGRLPAMMVLPTAALVAVGLALTVWAGPVLGIADRAAAELEDRSSYIGAVLGGGTK from the coding sequence ATGAGCCTGTCGCACGATCTGCTCGCCACCTTCGCGCCGTTGCCGGTGCTGATTCCGCTGCTCGCCGCCGCTGTGACTCTCGTCGTCGGTCGCAGTCCGCGGGTACAGCGCGTACTGGCGACCGTCGCGCTGAGCGGCGCGGTCGCGGTCTGCGGTGTGCTGCTCTACCTCGCCGACCGCGACGGGACGGTCGCGGTCCAGGTCGGCGGCTGGGAGACCCCGATCGGTATCACCATCGTGGTGGACCGGCTCTCCGCCGCCATGCTGCTGGTCTCGGCGATCGTCCTGCTCGCGGTCGCGCTCTACGGCGCCGGCCAGAACATCGCCGACGCCCAGGCCAAACAACCCACATCCATCTTCTGGCCCACCTACCTGGTGCTCAGCGCGGGGGTGGCGATGGCGTTCCTCGCCGGTGACCTGTTCAATCTGTTCGTCGGTTTCGAGATCCTGCTGGTCGCCTCGTTCGTACTGCTCACTCTCGGCGCGACCGCACAGCGCATCCGGGCCGGGGTGTCGTATGTGATGGTGTCGATGGTGTCGTCGCTGATCTTCTTGATCGGCACCGCCGTCATCTACGGCGCCACCGGGACCCTGAACTTCGCGCAACTGTCCCTGCGGATGGATGCCATTCCCGACGGGATCCGCCAGGCCGTGTACGCCGTCCTGCTGGTCGCGTTCGGGATCAAAGCGGCGGTCTTCCCGCTGTCGAATTGGCTACCCGATTCCTATCCCACCGCTCCGGCGCCGGTCACCGCGGTTTTCGCGGGCCTGCTCACCAAGGTCGGTGTGTACGCCATCGTGCGCACCCAGACCCTGATGTTCCCGGACGGCGGCTTCGACAATCTGCTGCTGATCACCGGGCTGCTCACGATGTTGATCGGCATATTCGGCGCCATCGCGCAGAACGATATCCGGCGACTGCTGTCGTTCACCCTGGTCAGTCATATCGGATACATGATGTTCGGGGTGGGGATCGCCAATACCATCGGGCTCGCGGGCACGGTGTACTACATCGCGCACCACATCCTGGTGCAGACCGCGCTGTTCCTGGTGGCCGGTCTGATCGAACGGCAGGCGGGCTCGACCTCGCTGCGCCGGGTCGGCGGGCTGGCCGCGGCCAGCCCGGTACTGGCGGGCCTGTTCCTGATCCCGGCGCTCAACCTCGGCGGAATACCGCCGTTCTCCGGATTCATCGGCAAGGTCGCGCTGCTCCAGGCCGGCGCGCAGGACGGCAGTTCACTGGCCTGGATCCTGGTGGCCGGGTCGGTGGTCACCAGTCTGCTCACGCTGTATGTGATGGCCCGGGTATGGAGCAAGGCGTTCTGGCGGCCGCGGGAGCAGGCCCCGGACGGTCATCTGGTGTCCGCGACCCTGCCGTCGCTGGTGGAGGACAACACCGACATGCTCTACGACGAACGCACCGACCCGGGCCGATTACCGGCGATGATGGTGCTGCCCACCGCCGCGCTCGTCGCGGTCGGGCTGGCGCTCACCGTATGGGCGGGCCCGGTGCTCGGGATCGCCGACCGCGCCGCGGCCGAACTGGAGGACCGCAGCAGCTATATCGGCGCGGTCCTCGGCGGGGGGACCAAATGA
- a CDS encoding glutamate--cysteine ligase: MGGARIDPVPFRGSPRPTIGIEWEIALVDKTSRDLSNTAAAVFDAVGELRAHDGTPQVSKELLRNTVELVTGVHETVGAAVADLSGTMDTVRRAADRLGVDLFCAGTHPFAQWSTQQLTRSEHYDELIERTQWWGRQMLIWGVHVHVGVSHRDKVFPILNALLLSYPHLLALSASSPMWSGSDTGYASNRALMFQQLPTAGLPFQFESWGEFERYVHDQMKTGVFEQLGGMHWDIRPAPKWGTIEVRICDGISNRAELAALAAFIHCLIVYLDEKVERGETLPTLPPWHVQENKWRAARYGLDAIVIVGDDNRERLVTEDLEELLNRLEPTARRLDCVAELAAVADIPRRGANYQRQRQVAAASQGDLIAVVDALVRELDS; this comes from the coding sequence ATGGGTGGGGCGCGGATCGATCCGGTGCCGTTCCGTGGGTCGCCCCGGCCGACCATCGGTATCGAGTGGGAGATCGCGCTCGTCGACAAGACGAGTCGTGATCTGTCCAATACCGCGGCAGCCGTTTTCGACGCGGTCGGTGAGTTACGGGCCCACGACGGCACACCGCAGGTGAGCAAGGAACTGCTCCGCAACACCGTGGAGCTGGTCACCGGGGTACATGAAACCGTCGGGGCGGCCGTAGCGGATCTTTCGGGCACCATGGACACGGTGCGCCGGGCGGCGGATCGACTCGGTGTGGATCTGTTCTGCGCGGGCACCCATCCGTTCGCGCAGTGGTCGACCCAGCAGCTGACCCGTTCCGAGCATTACGACGAACTGATCGAACGCACCCAGTGGTGGGGGCGGCAGATGCTGATCTGGGGCGTGCACGTCCATGTCGGGGTTTCCCACCGGGACAAGGTTTTTCCCATTCTGAACGCGCTGCTGCTGTCTTATCCGCATCTGCTGGCGCTGTCGGCTTCCTCACCGATGTGGTCGGGTTCGGATACGGGGTACGCGAGCAATCGCGCACTGATGTTCCAGCAGTTGCCCACGGCGGGACTGCCTTTCCAGTTCGAGAGCTGGGGGGAGTTCGAGCGGTATGTACACGACCAGATGAAAACCGGTGTGTTCGAACAGCTCGGCGGCATGCACTGGGATATCCGGCCCGCGCCGAAATGGGGAACCATCGAGGTGCGGATCTGTGACGGGATCTCCAACCGGGCCGAACTGGCCGCGCTGGCGGCGTTCATCCACTGCCTCATCGTGTATCTGGACGAGAAGGTGGAACGCGGTGAGACGCTACCCACCCTGCCGCCGTGGCATGTGCAGGAGAACAAATGGCGGGCCGCCCGTTACGGGCTGGACGCTATCGTGATCGTCGGCGACGACAACCGTGAGCGCCTGGTCACCGAAGATCTCGAGGAGCTGTTGAACCGGCTGGAGCCGACCGCACGGCGGCTCGACTGTGTGGCAGAGCTTGCCGCGGTGGCCGATATTCCCCGGCGTGGGGCCAACTATCAGCGGCAGCGGCAGGTGGCCGCGGCGTCCCAGGGGGATCTGATCGCGGTGGTGGACGCGTTGGTCCGCGAACTCGACAGCTGA
- the sodC gene encoding superoxide dismutase[Cu-Zn], translating into MAPSTSRRPSWRSVTPVLAVAAFGLVACTNSQESSDVAGTTPPVWTSSPAPAGAGEHGEHGAEQDTPAGSGTEVELKSPSGTKIGTANIAQEGNHLRITVDATGLTPGFHGLHIHQEGKCEPNSAPPAGGAPGDFLSAGGHLQVGGATGHPASGDLTSLQVRKDGNGYLVTTTDTVTLSDIEGKALIVHADSDNFANIPDRYNRQGGTGPDQQTMSTGDAGGRVGCGVIG; encoded by the coding sequence ATGGCACCGTCCACTTCTCGTCGCCCGTCTTGGCGGAGCGTGACGCCGGTGCTGGCTGTCGCGGCTTTCGGCCTCGTTGCCTGCACGAACAGCCAGGAGTCCAGCGACGTGGCGGGGACGACTCCGCCGGTGTGGACGTCCTCCCCGGCGCCGGCCGGTGCGGGTGAGCACGGCGAGCACGGTGCGGAACAGGACACCCCGGCCGGTTCCGGTACCGAGGTCGAGCTGAAGTCGCCGAGCGGTACGAAGATCGGGACCGCGAATATCGCCCAAGAAGGCAATCATCTGCGGATCACCGTCGATGCGACCGGTCTCACCCCGGGCTTCCACGGCTTGCATATCCACCAGGAGGGTAAGTGCGAGCCGAATTCCGCGCCGCCTGCCGGCGGTGCGCCGGGTGACTTCCTGTCCGCGGGTGGGCATCTGCAGGTCGGTGGTGCCACCGGCCACCCGGCCAGTGGTGATCTGACCTCGTTGCAGGTGCGTAAGGACGGCAACGGTTACCTGGTGACCACCACTGACACGGTCACTCTGAGCGATATCGAGGGTAAGGCGCTGATCGTTCACGCCGACTCCGACAACTTCGCCAATATCCCGGATCGGTACAACCGTCAGGGTGGCACCGGCCCGGACCAGCAGACGATGAGTACCGGTGACGCGGGCGGCCGTGTCGGCTGCGGCGTCATCGGCTAG
- a CDS encoding Na(+)/H(+) antiporter subunit C yields MSANLTLLIVVGVLIACGVYLLLERTVSKMLLGILLFSNAVNLLILTMGGSDGAPPIQGAGDTQHDTMADPLAQALVLTAIVITMGVSAFVLALAYRSYILTTSEKVENDPEDVGIAARPPEEPEE; encoded by the coding sequence ATGAGCGCTAATCTCACCCTCCTGATCGTGGTCGGGGTCCTGATCGCCTGCGGTGTGTACCTGCTGCTCGAGCGAACTGTGTCGAAGATGCTGCTCGGCATCCTGCTGTTCAGCAATGCGGTCAACCTGCTCATCCTCACCATGGGCGGTTCGGACGGGGCACCGCCGATCCAGGGCGCGGGCGATACTCAGCACGACACGATGGCAGACCCACTGGCGCAGGCACTGGTGCTGACCGCCATCGTCATCACCATGGGAGTCTCGGCGTTCGTCCTGGCGCTGGCCTACCGCTCCTACATCCTGACCACGAGCGAAAAAGTCGAGAACGACCCGGAGGATGTCGGGATCGCCGCGCGCCCGCCGGAGGAACCCGAAGAATGA
- a CDS encoding Na+/H+ antiporter subunit E — protein sequence MNRDNVLRVGVLIWLAVVWVALWGQVSTANVLAGLAVGAIIMVTLPLPRIPVRGRLRLLPLLKLVAVSVYYGLESSLQLAWFALRPGPPPVSGVLKVQFAFRSDLVLVLCTNLLNLIPGTMVLEIDREQCVVYVHVIDVGSEKAVAKFYRTIRVLEQLLIDAFQRRATPLPPPTGQEVNQ from the coding sequence ATGAACCGCGACAATGTGCTGCGGGTCGGTGTCCTGATCTGGTTGGCCGTGGTGTGGGTGGCGCTGTGGGGTCAGGTCAGCACCGCGAACGTCCTGGCCGGGCTCGCCGTCGGCGCGATCATCATGGTGACCCTGCCGCTGCCCCGGATACCGGTGCGCGGGCGGTTGCGGTTGCTGCCGTTGCTGAAGCTGGTGGCAGTCAGCGTGTACTACGGGCTCGAATCCAGTCTTCAGCTGGCCTGGTTCGCATTGCGGCCCGGGCCACCGCCGGTCTCGGGCGTACTGAAAGTCCAGTTCGCCTTCAGATCGGATCTGGTCCTGGTGCTGTGCACCAATCTGCTGAACCTGATCCCGGGCACCATGGTGCTGGAGATCGATCGCGAACAGTGCGTGGTCTACGTGCACGTCATCGACGTCGGCAGTGAGAAGGCGGTGGCGAAGTTCTACCGGACCATCCGGGTGTTGGAACAGTTGCTGATCGACGCTTTCCAGCGTCGCGCCACCCCGCTCCCGCCGCCGACCGGTCAGGAGGTGAACCAGTGA
- the mnhG gene encoding monovalent cation/H(+) antiporter subunit G — protein sequence MSAVLDWISGTLIILGALLALTAAIGIVRFPDTLLRMHSATKPQVIGLISVLTGTCIRVYDDPNVWMLVLVGLFTLLTAPVIAHLIGRTAYREQLHRKDLLVVNELEDELDPPRP from the coding sequence ATGAGCGCGGTACTCGACTGGATCTCCGGCACCCTGATCATCCTGGGCGCGTTGCTGGCACTCACCGCGGCGATCGGCATCGTCCGGTTCCCGGACACTCTGCTGCGTATGCACTCCGCGACCAAACCCCAGGTCATCGGATTGATCTCGGTACTGACCGGAACGTGTATCCGGGTCTACGACGACCCGAATGTCTGGATGCTGGTGCTGGTGGGACTGTTCACCCTGCTCACCGCGCCGGTGATCGCCCATCTGATCGGCCGCACCGCCTACCGGGAGCAGCTGCACCGCAAGGATCTGCTGGTGGTCAACGAACTCGAGGACGAACTGGATCCGCCTCGCCCGTGA
- a CDS encoding Na+/H+ antiporter subunit A, with protein sequence MLAILLAHALAALIAPAAVRALGRNAFYPIALVPLGSLGWVIAHWNDEIQVRLPWAPTIDLSLDLRFDSLATVMSALVLGIGALVLAYCARYFTDDEPKLGSFAAWLVAFSGAMFGLVTSDNMLLLFTFWEVTTVLSFLLVGHNSDSVPGRRAALQALLVTGAGGLAMLAGIVILGQSYNSYLLSDLLAAEHPPGGIAIQVAIGLVLVGALSKSAIVPLHFWLPGAMAAPTPVSAYLHAAAMVKAGVYLIARLAPAFADEPVWRPMILTLGLASMLLAGLRAMQVTDLKLVLAFGTVSQLGFLVMMVGLGTPDAALAGIGLIVAHAMFKAALFLVVGIIDHGAGTRDLRELSGLGRRAPVLLGAAALAALSMAGIPPLWGFVAKESALAAELDAAPLSPTVRLLLIAGLVAGSMLTVAYSARFLWGAFSDKPGVPVRGWHAPGPGLLAAPVVLAAGSLAAGLAAPWMDGLLAPYAATLPGELTEHLQLWHGFTMPLLLTVVIIAGGLALFSVQDRFGESATLLGNADRGYDAALRAMDRMSLRMTTSVQRGSLPLNQAIILGTLVILPAVVLAVGTRTGVELRLWDSPLQLVIGAIMIAMALGATVLRNRLASVLVVGLTGYGCGVIFALHGAPDLALTQFLVETLTLVVFVLVLRAFPAEVGPEQQTGFQVGRAAIAIAAGIAVPVLAAFAAAARNSQPIWERIPSAAYEFGGGKNAVNVLLVDIRAWDTLGEISVLVVAATGVASLVFRSRRFGAAPRAADAPNYNPGKVSWLPAGRLVDRRDRSMVLQITTRLVFPTIMVLSVYFFFSGHNAPGGGFAGGLIAGLALVLRYLAGGQYELGEALPVEAGHLLGAGLILAAGTATASLVLGYPPLYSTILEASVPLLGHIKLVTSLFFDLGVYLIVVGLILDVLRSLGARLDDELVQS encoded by the coding sequence TTGCTCGCCATCCTGCTCGCACACGCCCTGGCCGCGCTGATCGCGCCCGCCGCCGTGCGAGCACTGGGCCGCAACGCGTTCTATCCGATCGCGCTGGTACCGCTGGGCAGCCTCGGCTGGGTCATCGCCCACTGGAACGACGAAATCCAGGTCCGCCTACCGTGGGCGCCGACCATCGATCTGTCGCTCGATCTACGTTTCGATTCCCTCGCGACCGTGATGAGCGCGTTGGTACTGGGGATCGGCGCCCTGGTTCTCGCCTACTGCGCCCGCTACTTCACCGACGACGAACCGAAACTCGGATCCTTCGCGGCCTGGCTGGTCGCCTTCTCCGGCGCCATGTTCGGCCTGGTCACCAGCGACAACATGTTGCTGCTGTTCACTTTCTGGGAAGTGACCACCGTCCTGTCGTTCCTGCTGGTCGGGCACAATTCCGACAGCGTCCCCGGACGTCGCGCCGCCCTGCAGGCACTGCTGGTGACCGGCGCGGGCGGCCTGGCCATGCTGGCCGGCATCGTGATCCTCGGACAGTCCTACAACAGCTACCTGCTCTCGGATCTGCTGGCGGCCGAGCACCCGCCGGGCGGAATCGCGATCCAGGTCGCCATCGGTCTGGTGCTGGTCGGCGCATTGAGCAAATCCGCCATCGTGCCGCTGCACTTCTGGTTGCCCGGCGCGATGGCCGCGCCCACCCCGGTGAGCGCGTATCTGCACGCGGCCGCCATGGTGAAAGCGGGTGTCTATCTGATTGCTCGGCTCGCGCCGGCCTTCGCCGACGAACCCGTGTGGCGGCCGATGATCCTCACCCTCGGTCTGGCGTCGATGCTGCTGGCAGGGTTGCGCGCGATGCAGGTCACCGACCTGAAACTGGTTCTTGCCTTCGGCACGGTCAGTCAGCTGGGCTTCCTGGTGATGATGGTGGGCCTGGGCACCCCGGACGCCGCGCTGGCCGGTATCGGCCTGATCGTGGCGCACGCGATGTTCAAGGCCGCCCTGTTCTTGGTCGTCGGCATCATCGACCACGGCGCCGGTACGCGTGACCTGCGCGAACTATCCGGATTGGGCCGCCGCGCCCCCGTACTCCTCGGCGCCGCGGCGCTGGCCGCGCTGAGCATGGCGGGTATCCCGCCGCTCTGGGGATTCGTCGCGAAGGAATCCGCACTGGCCGCCGAGCTCGATGCCGCACCGCTCTCCCCCACCGTGCGGCTGCTGCTGATCGCCGGACTCGTAGCGGGGTCGATGCTCACCGTCGCCTACAGCGCACGCTTCCTCTGGGGCGCCTTCTCCGACAAACCCGGAGTCCCGGTCCGCGGCTGGCACGCACCCGGACCCGGGCTGCTCGCGGCACCGGTCGTGCTCGCCGCCGGCTCGCTGGCCGCCGGACTGGCCGCGCCCTGGATGGACGGCCTGCTGGCCCCCTACGCCGCGACCCTGCCGGGTGAGCTGACCGAGCATCTGCAGCTCTGGCACGGATTCACCATGCCGCTACTGCTCACCGTCGTGATCATCGCCGGGGGCCTCGCCCTGTTCTCGGTACAGGACCGGTTCGGCGAATCGGCGACCCTGCTCGGTAACGCCGACCGCGGCTACGACGCCGCGCTGCGGGCGATGGACCGGATGTCGCTGCGGATGACCACTTCGGTACAGCGCGGTTCCCTGCCGTTGAACCAGGCGATCATCCTCGGCACCCTGGTCATCCTGCCCGCGGTGGTCCTGGCCGTCGGGACCCGGACCGGGGTGGAGTTGCGGCTGTGGGATTCTCCGTTGCAGCTGGTGATCGGTGCGATCATGATCGCCATGGCGCTGGGTGCGACGGTACTGCGCAACCGGCTGGCGAGCGTCCTGGTCGTCGGGCTCACCGGTTACGGCTGCGGTGTCATCTTCGCCCTGCACGGTGCCCCCGATCTGGCCCTGACCCAGTTCCTGGTCGAAACCCTGACGCTGGTGGTCTTCGTCCTGGTCCTGCGGGCCTTCCCGGCCGAAGTCGGCCCGGAACAGCAGACCGGTTTCCAGGTCGGCCGGGCCGCCATCGCGATCGCGGCCGGAATCGCCGTACCGGTCCTGGCGGCGTTCGCCGCAGCGGCACGCAATTCCCAGCCGATCTGGGAACGGATCCCGTCGGCGGCCTACGAATTCGGTGGCGGTAAGAACGCGGTCAATGTCCTGCTGGTCGATATCCGTGCCTGGGACACCCTCGGCGAGATATCGGTACTCGTCGTGGCCGCGACCGGTGTCGCCTCGCTGGTGTTCCGCAGCCGCCGATTCGGCGCGGCACCGCGCGCCGCCGACGCCCCCAACTACAACCCGGGCAAGGTGAGCTGGCTTCCGGCCGGGCGCTTGGTGGACCGCCGGGACCGCTCGATGGTCCTGCAGATCACGACCCGGCTCGTCTTCCCGACCATCATGGTTCTGTCGGTGTACTTCTTCTTCTCCGGCCACAATGCGCCCGGCGGCGGCTTCGCGGGCGGTCTCATCGCGGGGCTGGCGCTGGTGCTGCGCTATCTCGCCGGCGGCCAGTACGAACTCGGCGAAGCGCTACCCGTCGAAGCCGGCCATCTACTCGGCGCCGGCCTGATCCTGGCGGCCGGTACCGCCACGGCATCGCTGGTGCTGGGGTACCCGCCGCTGTACTCCACCATCCTGGAGGCCTCGGTACCGCTGCTCGGCCACATCAAATTGGTGACCTCACTGTTCTTCGACCTCGGCGTCTACCTGATCGTGGTGGGTCTCATCCTGGACGTGCTGCGCAGCCTCGGCGCACGCCTCGACGACGAGCTGGTGCAGTCATGA
- a CDS encoding monovalent cation/H+ antiporter complex subunit F, whose product MIVVAVVAAVLLSAAALITAYRILAGPDTLDRVVGIDSIIAMTICGLAVWAAYSRDTSVVPAIVALSLVGFLGSAAVTRFRVRDDR is encoded by the coding sequence GTGATCGTCGTGGCCGTGGTGGCCGCGGTCCTGCTCAGTGCGGCCGCGTTGATCACCGCATATCGCATACTCGCGGGCCCCGATACCCTCGACCGCGTGGTCGGGATCGACTCCATCATCGCGATGACGATCTGCGGTCTGGCGGTGTGGGCGGCCTACAGCCGGGATACCAGCGTGGTGCCCGCCATCGTCGCACTGTCCCTGGTGGGCTTCCTCGGGTCGGCCGCCGTCACCCGTTTCCGGGTCCGGGACGACCGATGA